The Choristoneura fumiferana chromosome 10, NRCan_CFum_1, whole genome shotgun sequence genome has a segment encoding these proteins:
- the LOC141431705 gene encoding myosin-2 essential light chain-like, producing MFMYEPPSKLQLTSVEEFQEAFQLFDSRGDGKIHVAQVGDALRALGQNPTESDVKKCTHHLKPDERISFEVFLPIYQAISKARSGDTAHDFIEGLRHFDKDGNGFISSAELRICWPRVGESWPTTRYAPKLSCRIASSLQGQTP from the exons atgttcatgtacGAGCCGCCGTCCAAGCTGCAGCTGACGTCCGTGGAAG AGTTCCAGGAGGCGTTCCAGCTGTTCGACTCGCGCGGCGACGGCAAGATCCACGTGGCGCAGGTGGGCGACGCGCTGCGCGCGCTCGGACAGAACCCGACCGAGTCCGACGTCAAGAAGTGCACGCACCACCTCAAGCCCGACGAGCGCATCTCCTTCGAAGTTTTCCTGCCCATCTACCAG GCCATCAGCAAGGCGCGCAGCGGTGACACGGCGCATGACTTCATCGAGGGGCTGCGGCACTTCGACAAGGACGGCAACGGGTTCATCTCCTCGGCCGAGCTGCGCATCTGCTGGCCACGCGTCGGGGAGAGCTGGCCGACGACGAGGTACGCCCCAAAACTGTCTTGTAGGATTGCCAGTAGTTTGCAGGGTCAGACCCCCTGA